In Dermacentor variabilis isolate Ectoservices chromosome 1, ASM5094787v1, whole genome shotgun sequence, the genomic stretch TGCTGTTGATCCTTGTTTGATTTAATACATAGCTCAAACCTTGCATCACTGTCAACCTTGTGCCTAATCTCATGATTTTCAAACTATGCAAGCTGTCGGATGAAAGAAAGCACATGTTCTGGTTAGTTTTTTCGACACCTGTCCATATGGTGACACATGGTTTCAAAAATTTTGAGTTTAGAAGAGATGGTGTCAAAGCAAAACACTAGAATAAAAATACAAGTGCTCTTCAGCAATGGCTTTGTTTATTGAAATATAAGATTTACTTGCAGCAACACAGTGAACGTTTTAAATTTGGATTGTGATACACACAGCTGCTGTGTGCAGAATTTcagattttaaaaaattaaattaataaTAGCTAGATTAAATGGCAGTGAACATAAAGAACATCAGGAGGAAGCATTAGTTTGGGGCCAGCTCTGAATTTCCTATACATATATACATGCCAAATTCAGAAATGCTCTTGGACAATCGCTTAATTGATATGAATTAAAATTGCTGAATTTAAAAAAGTATATTTGAGTCACTGTATAAGAAATTCTATATAGTTCCTGTAGGTTTATTACAATGTGCAAAAATTAGCAAATTTAATTAACTTGAATCAGAAAGTTTAGAGCTTTGTAATTCTGCCTCAAAAAAGATTTCACAATTATGCAACCTACATATTGTAGGTTGTATAATGCGATATAAATATGGTATAGCTTACATAAAATTGTCGCATTGCCTATGCAAGCCTTGCAAAAGTCCCATTCACAACTAGTTAATATAATTCAGATTGATGTATGAAACAGCCAAAGTATGATATAACTGATTACCAGATATTAATGAAGGAAGTCTAAAAGGTTTCATGCCAATGCTAGCATGTAACGAATGTGTGCTTGTAACAAGCATAGGATATAATGTACGTATTTCTCAGTGAAGAGCATCAATATCAATTTCGTCTGGTTTAGACATATCACTTGATGCAGCTTACAGAAATGAGGTACTACTATATTGTTCTTTATTTCTGAAAGATGCGATGCTCAAACAAATATGAAAACACAGTGGCTCTTTTGCACTTGTTTTTTTTATGTCCATTCAGGATTTTCTCAGTGTCAGCAAATATTCACAACACCTCAATTGCAGCATTTGTGGTCCCACTTAAAGACATTGCTTGTTCTTTAACTTTTTACCAGTCACTGGACACAAAAATCTGTACACAAGCACTTGTTCATGTATACTCATCCACGCTTCTGTCTGAAGCACTGAATCAGTGTGTTGCGATGAAAGGAAATCATGGATAACATTTTAATGCTGGAATAAAAGGGAGACATACACACCACAATGAGTTATTGTGGTGTCTACGTGTCCCTTTTGTCCTTGTCTGCTGGGGCTAAAATGTTATCTAAGTTTGCATAGCAGCAGGCCCAACACACAGCAGTGGCAAAGAAATCAATATGTGTGCATTACTGGCCAGTTCGAGGGACAACGCTTACAAACAGAGGAAGACACAAGGACACTTGAACCATACAGTAGTATTCAGCCCAGGGCTTTGATTCATACTCTATCTCACAAGTAATTTGCAGCACTGCCAAAGGTATGAGACAATACCCTTGTTTAACAGAATACAGTTCTGGGTGTAACTGTCTTAACTATTGGTGAGGTTAGAGCTTTTGGTTGAAGTGTTACAGCAATACGCCATATGTTAGACCCTCTGTACGTGCATGTCGTGTACCATGAATTATTGTGGCTGTTACCACCAGTAACCATGGCCACATAGCAACATGGCAATGCCCACACAATCCACATCGCCTGCTTCAACCCAAATTCAAGCTTGTTACTTGCTCTCCActgacagcaagaaataaatggtaTAATTAGCCATCGCTTAGTCTCACTTTACACTAAGGGCGAAGCATGAGGTATGTTTTGTTCTTATATTACTGTGATCAGCTGTTTGTCTGATGCTGCTATGCCTACAGAGGAGACACCAAGCCATAAAAGAGGTGTGATTTCCACTTTGCAGGTGGTTTCCACTTAACAGCATTAGCACTGGTGATGCACTGATAATGCAAAATGATCTGAAAGCCGAATTGTTCACTGCATTAATTTACTACTACACTCCAGTACGGTACATGGTGACAGTGGTAAGCAAACAACAGCTAGAGGCGGGGCAGACGATGCAGCATGAGTGGACACACTTCGAGAGGTGTTCACCCTTAGTGTTGGCTAAGGAGGCTGCAAGAAATAGctgagaaagagtgtgcatgtacGAAGCGAAGCCCCACagtcacattcatgtaaacatgACTTATGGTCATAGCACCAATACATGTGTTGCATCAACGCTCACACCTGTAAGCATGTATCGACAGGACAAACAGAAGATGATGCACCACAGAAGAACACATCTTGGGGGGCATTTGCCCTTTTTAACGGCTAAGAAATCCTGCAGCTTCCACACTGCTACAAGGAACTACCGACGAAGTATAGCAACTGATGTGTTATGGATCTCTCTTTTTCTTTGCAACACAATGCCCAAACACACTGTTTGCAGATCTGTACAAATTACGTGTTCAATGTGGACAACACCTGCTCAAATGTTCACAACAAAGAGGAACACTTGTGTTCATCTGGCAGCTACGGCCATGTCTGCCCTGTTCCAACACAGCACAAACCACCATACTGCCATGAACATGCCACCTTTTCAACAAAGCATCAACTGCAGTTGCAGCAACTCTTCAGTGCAGCACTACTGCTGTTGTGTTGACCCTAGTGTTATCGTGACCAGGAGCTCTCTACGGCCTTGCCGTCGACACTCCAATCACCCTCGTACCATTTTCTCACCTGCGTGCATAAGTGTGCATTAGCTAATACTTATGAACTCCGCACACTTTGTCTACTATTTATGAGACGGCAAGAGACTATTAATGAGATGGAACAAAACAGCATATCAATAATGTCCTGCAGCTGCTAACTGCTTCAGCACAGAGTTAAGGTGCCAACTGCAGTGAAACTTCACTTCTgctaaatttgttataaatgagTAGCACATACTACTGAAGCACTCTTGGGAAAGCCAAAGGTCTGGTAATTGCCTatttttcttattagcagcctttaaacagcacctaagAAGACAATGCGTACACCTGGTGGTTAGCGGATATGACATCAGTCCCAGCATGTCGCCTCAGAGATTTCTCAACACGCTACAGGCAGCCACAGGCACCGCCTGATCTCAGAGGTTATGCTGAGGAGCTGTGTGTTCTCAGTGATGCATCACTTTTGGTGAGCGATAATGGCGGCATTTTTTAAACTCAATTTCAGCATCAAAAATACCTATTCTTGCTAGCTGTTCATGACACATCCACACATGCCTCAAACGTTAAGTTTTGCAAGTAGTATTGACGTGACAGTTTCGACTTGTCATATTTTTTTGCATTAATTGAAGGTCTGAACTTTCTAGAACCTACAAGATATACTGGCGAGTGTCAGAATACCCTAAATAATTTAATGTAATATAGCACTTGCTCCTATGAACCAGCTTCGGTACATAGGTGGATGAAGCATGATGTCATGAAACACTGAATTGCTCCATTCCTGTGATCATGGTGTGTGCCACATGTGGACGCGGCGAGGAAAACACATTGGTTTACTCTTTTATAAGCATTACTATCATACCTAACCTCTTGCTGCATAACATTAGCAAATTTTGCTGTCATGATTTTATGATAATATTTGACAGATCTGGCATTTCAAGACCAACTTTAGCATCAAATAAATATATCTTAGATTTCTGAACATTAATACTTATTCTTTTATGCACAAGAAGTGAAGTGGCTGAGTTATCAAAACTTTGGAAatatgtgtcagtactcctttaaagcaATGCAGAACACAGCACATTACTGCCTTACAGGGATAATCATGGTCACCGAGAAAAGGCAACATTCAACATTATTGAACACAGCTAAGCAACACAACCGACCTTTTATATAAAGGAACACAGATATAACGCATTATCAGATACATGTATAACGAAGTAAATATAAACTGTGTCTCACCTATATTAGCGTGCAACAAATATACAGTTGGGATTTATGTTGGATATAGCAAACATAATTTTGTGTCAGATACTGCTTTGTAATAACAAAGTTCAACCGTATACCATTACAACTGCATAGAACTATAATTCTGTTAGCAACAGAAAATTATGCCTCTATGTAACATACCATAACAGCTGCAGCAGTAATTGATTggatttttttaatccagtggctACACCTAGCCTATAAGAAGCACAGCAGCAATAacttctggattaattttggctgCATGGAGGTTCTTTAACATATTCTAAATCCCAGTGAACAGATGCTTTGCGTTACATTGCCATAGAAATGTTGCTGCCGATACAAGCATGTCAAACTGTTGAGGGTGCCAACAGAACACATGTGCTGCAGCAGTTGTGAACAATCGATGATAGGAAACTAGGTGAAAGGACTGAGGTATGTGTGCAGCTTCACACATGATGTGAGGGGTCATGAGAGGAGCGAGCTGCACACAAGATGAAAAGTGCAAGCGTTACTCTTAGGGAAGTGGCCTCTGTGAAACCAATTATGTGTACCACAGTGAAATTCGACAACTGTGCACTTGTTCCTAACTATGCTTGCAATAAATAGTGGCAGCACATTTTATGTATACTGCAGAACAAGAGCCACTCCGAATGTTCTCCAACACCCATCTTGCACCAGCCAACTACATCCTATGCCTGTAAATCTCTTGATCTTATTGCATAACCTACCTGTAAGTGATGCTCTTAGACAGGCTATCGGTTGCTGGATTGTTGATTCATGTTACCAGTGCAAAATTAAATTGGACACAGAAAGATGATGCAGACACCGTCAGTGTTTGTGGCGTCTGTTCTTTTTGTGGCAATTTCTTTATCATTCATAACAACTGTGTTACTCTAATAGAGCACCGATAATTTCCAAAAATGTGATCTAacaaaaaatccgaggacacctaagcatttcTTATGAGTAATGAATGTGAAAGCATAAATGTCCGATTGAACACCGCTGAGCAGTCCTTtaagttttgcgctgcgagtaatgtgcCAACACAGTAggtgctgcagcagcagcctgcgcTGCCAAAACTGTATGCCACCGACATCCTGGGTGACAAGAAACCAAGGAAGCAGCAGTGGCCCCCCAAGGCCAGCAGGCACCACGTTGCTGTATCCGTGCCGTTCAGGCATGCTGGTGACGTAGCATCACGGTGATGCCCTCTCGCCTGAGGCGAGAGGGCATCAACACGTGGCACGCTAAcacagcagcaggtgttccgttacgcccgctctgctctgtcgaggcatGCTCGTGACAAGGAAACTCAGTCAATGAGAATTTAGGCGCCATTTCGCTATTACAGACACTGCcagcttttttgctcaatgggccatttgatgctttcacatCAAAACATGTGACTCACTGGCTGCAGCTGCTATGCCACTTCAGTGGGTCTTGTATTCATTTAGGCTGATGCTTTAAAAAGCAATGTTGCACATTGCTCATTGGCAAACCATTAATTGTCCTGCTGCTAAgtcgaacttcaatataacaaactaAGTAAATATTAAGTTTTTCTCACCAGCATGTAGCGAATATATGCTTGTAACAAATATAAATTTACAACAAAGGTATTCTCATGCCAGATGCCAATTAGTTATAGCAAGGATAGACTACCACCTTTATCCTCACAATGAGAGAGCGTAACCACCTCAAAAAACACAAGCACTCTTCAGCTAATAAGAGTGGCTCTTCTAGCAAGAATACTGTCTGTTTCCAGTGTATGGACTCTGCCTCCATTGCTGTGCTAAGGACAACCTGCCATAGAAGAGCATGTGTTTGCACATCATTCTCATGTCTGGGCTACCAACTTATTATTACAAGAGTGATAGCTTGCTTTAGCTACTTCCCCTGATTTTGTGGTTGGCAAACAGCTATCTAACAAAATAGAGGGTAACAAGAGTGAGGAGAGTAAATAGTGGAGAGGGAAGTGCATGCAAAGAGGAGAGAGGGGATGAGGGCAAGCGCCAGGCTGTACCCTCTCCGCATGAGAAATGCAGCAAGGTAACTGGAAAGCTATAGCTGTATGTGACAATCATATTTATTATTTCAACCAGCATTTTATTACTATTATCTGAATTGAGAAAAGACAAAGTGAGCACCTTTGGTACCTTTAAGTAATTTATTGCACAAAACAGCACAATGACAATGATAGCACACCAAAAATGGCAACTGTGGTATGACAAAAAGTTTGGCTGAATGACAAAAATTGAATGAGAATTAGAAGACTTTATCAACTGACATCAAAGGCTACAAATAACCGTCCTCGGATGAGGAACATCAACAATGACTTCTGTGCTGAAAGTCTTGCTGCAAATGACCATGCCTCAATAAGCCTTGAATTAACCCATTTTTAGTAATAATCATGACCATGCCAATTACTCCATAAGCATATTGCAGGTCTCTATCATTTCTTCAACTCTCTTTCTACACCCAATATTCATGTCACTCTTAACCTGCCTACAAGAGCAACATAAAGTGTGCACTCAGAGTGTTACACTACGATGTGACATTGCAGATGCTCAAACTTGGTTCCTTAGGACATTACTGCTTTGCACAGTAAAACATAAAGAGCTGGGGACAGGCTTGGTACTGTTTCTGAAAAGAGTGCAACGACTGTCCGCCACAAAGAGGAAAGAATAAGAAGAGCACAGGAAAGCGAGACTGAGAAATTGCAAATAATAAGAAGACAGAAGCAAGACAAGCCTACAGGGAGCGCCGGAAAGTCGCTGTACGTGCTAACGCTCCATAAAAGCCAAGCATGATCTGCAGGAAACACAGCGCTGCAAACAACGTAGACATGCAAAACTGCAATGACAGCTTAAATGAATTGAGTCTCTagcactgagaaaaaaaaaaaaacaaaaaaaagagggCGGGGAGACATGAAGTACAGAAACACAGTACCGGATATTATTCAACTTGAAACAAGAAATGCTTTTGCTGCTTACCAGCAATGGTAGCTCAAAGGTGCAGTCAAAGTAAGCGGCCAATGCAGTGACCTGTTGTGTGCCTGGCTGGAGATCCAGTTCAAAGTCACTAGCAAAGCCGCTGTCCTCCATGCGGCACATGTTCAAGTAAAGGTTCTGCATGAACGACCCACACAAACCAGGTAAGCATGATCAGCATGGAAAACCAGGCCAGAGATTGTCAGAATAAATGTGCAGcatagaagagagaaagaaaactttaATGAGGCAAAGGCAAAGCAGTTAAAAGACTAGTAGGCAAGAAAGGCAAGCTCTAATACAATGATTGTAGCAATGCCAACTGCAATTAAATTTACCTTaggctaaattggttataaattaGTAGTATACGCTATCAAGGCAGCTTTGGCAATTCTGTTGGGATGGTAATTCTCCAATTGTTTTAAGGACTTTTAAACAGCACCTTAACAAACAATGAGCACCTCTAGTGCATTGCAGATATGGTACTGATCTTGGAACATGGCCCCCAAGATTTACAGTGTACTGCAGGCACTTCCCAATCTCGGGCGTCATGCCTCTGCTCAAGGCTGATTCTCAATGTTCCATGGGCTGCGTTATTACCAGCAAGTAGTGATGGCAGTGTTCTTCAGAGTTTCAGTaaaaaaagcatttatttttGCTAGTTTCTCAAGACACACCCACTCGTATTAGTAGAGGATAAAATTTTGCATGGTGGCTGCTCAACGTCTGCACCATGTGACGCTAGGTTTGTCAGGTGGTCCAAAATGTCATCGCAGTTTGACCTTTAAGCTTTGAAGCTTTAGCTCTTACTCTCCTTATTGGAATGCTACACATGTGAAATACAGAAAAACTCTTTTTGGACATTACATGAACCAATCTCAATGAGAGtggttgcatttaagagaaacaGACAAATTCTTAAGACTATAACAAACTGAGCTTTCCATTAGGCTCTAAAACTTGCcgcaaaaattggcaaaaataagaAACTGTCAGAAAAGTCAAAGTGTCAATATCAGAACTCTAACTCAACAACAGAGCATTTAGAGCAGAATAAATTTCTATGTTGCAGTGACTCTAGACAGTACCACAACTTTGTGAatgaagacttttgtgaaactcagAAAATTGTTGCATTGTACATGAACTGTAAGTCGATATGATAAACTTAAATGAGCTATCGGTATCCCCTTATGGAATTGTAGTATATCTTTTTCTTGCACAGTGCCAGGTTTGTGTAGACATCATGCAGCAATTTGTTTTCAGTTTTGTTAATTTTTATAAAAGActgaattaaaaaattaaattaaattatggagttttacgtgccaaaaccactttctgattatgaggcacgccgtagtggaggactgcggaaatttcgaccacctggggttctttaacgtgcacctaaatctaaatacacgggtgttttcacatttcgcctccatcgataaAAGATTGAAGGGCCTAAATAAAGCATCTTCTTCCACCAGTCTTTAGAATTCGTATTCTCTGATTAAATGCAACATTATTCAGTTAAAGAAGTTTGGTTGTTTCTTAaacagagaattcaacttctgCATATATTAAGATAGAGATGACAAGAGTTAGTTTACCTTTGgagacaaattttttttcgaccAGTTAAGAAACATAAGTCTTTTGTTACAACGAGAAAATGGTAGTTTTTTGTAGGtcttggaaaaaaaattatttacgacTACAAATAATGttccagcacacattgcagcatagcatattgtgtATTATGAAATGCCCTTTCCAGAAAAATATGTTGCCAAACAAAAAAGTTTATtaggtaaaaaataaaaatcctggaaagcgccatttttgctgccagttcataaaaacaaaagaaaacatgatACCTACTAAAATATTAATATCAAAGaaaattcagaatatacatttcaaagatgaataacccaggaatagtgtctgaaaaaataaatgctaagCACACCACCGTTCTttggatacaaaaaagaaactaagacaagttcatcgctcatgccatgcggcaaagcagttcctggattttgtgaagcataggtgcactccaCATTTTTCCCACAAAATATAcggtttttgttcaactttgtggtcctcgtaacacattttgcagttccaccttttcggcatcttctgaggatggtctgatgagaagtccaaggaacgtacttcaccagttcgtctagagtcatgcacctcttccaggacAGACCGCTTTCGGCatagctgggcaactacaagattatgcatccaagcatatctgtttgcatttttgcagattgaCTTTATCACCTCTGCAGTAGAAAGAAACCCCCCGccgttgtaaactgtcttgcgctgatccGTAGTGCTGGGCTGAGATGTGCTATGGGCAGCCTTCTTGGCGTgaacggaagtttctttgctgccgatggcGGCACATGATAACCAAGCTAAGTATGCACCCTGAAGgtaatcagtagagctctcaggtcatgaacagagATCGGCagataagcatgcacaaggaaggagaccaCTTAAGGCCGTAAAGGAAACTTGCTGGTGAACAGCTGCGGATGTCCCATGTTGACTCAAAACAGTGTCGCCGTCAGAGCTTGAATTTGCTTTAGTGTCATCTTCGGAATCATAACTCAAGTCCTCATCACTAAACTCAAGTGCGGATGCAGCATAGTCTTGAGCAGGACACTTTTCTCACGATGCAGCCGCACAGGATGACGCCATGGGAGTAACTTTCGATAACTGTGCAGTGACACTGGCAGCGTCCCTTGCCAAGATTTTACGAGAGAAGCGTTACcgaaactcttggaaactggttgcAAAAGCCGCATCCACATGTTGGACATGAGGCAGTCCACCTCATGTCCAGAAATATATATCAGAAATACACTTTAGTGGAATAAAACGACTCtgactccaaaccaaagctcactagtgaacaggTGGCATCATTTTCTgttaattatcaccgctcagcacTGTTGTACAGCAAAACCAGTGATATTATTTAATTTGTTACGTGCTAggagtcatttgattacaaaatttttatgCTACTGCGACTTAATCGTGAGCGGCATGCTTTCTTCTCGCTACAACATGCGCACATTAGTTCGCAAGGAAGGTCTATCACAAACCACGTCATCGCCCGAGTGCAAAAATTTAAGCTGATTCTGCAAGTGCAGTGCCTGTACCAGCTACTGGATGGCCTTATATGGATAAGAAACGACTCCAATAAGTCAAAATTGGCTATCTAAAGCATCGTTCACCGgtgatcgatttgaataggcATGGTAACGAAAAAGTTAAGGGGAAGCTTTGGCTTGGGGTGAATCCGATGTTGCCTATTCACACACATGTATGTAAAATACAGGAATGTTCTCAGTGAGACAACCCctgggccaaatgaaatttgttgaacttgagagagaaagttcagTTCTGTTGACTAGGGAAGCAGAATTCTGATTTCCGGCTTGCAATTTTTTAAAAGACTGACAAAAAATCGGTAAGTTATAAGCACGAAGTCTACAGATtggtaactctgcaccaaaaacaggtATTGCAATTCTATGAACTCCATTCTTTAaagcatctaaagcagacaaatttgatatatgaaaTTACggcttatgtgaatttgttacaatgtttacaagggttttgcaaaagtcctacttaCATATCACTGGTTTATTTCagatgataagaagccaacaaacgcttcttatgatatgactaataaaaatcgggcccctcggttaaccccctttcttctagtaTATTTCAGAGTGgtatatatcaattttgtctgtttTAGATGTGTTATTAGGTATGTGCAGTttatagaattgtgatatcacttttaattgctgagttacagagctgtaaacttaatagtttcgttCTTgcgccgccgtgccaaaagggacAGTTGGCAAAAATACGTTTCCGGCATTAATTTTtatacaaacaaaagaaaagcctggaacagggtaaacaaattaAAAGGCTGTGGAACtccatcctctaccattagtaaacacacaagcagacactcttgaggaccaggctgattgtctaggagcacatttcgagcacatctCTAGgacatctcattacacagatacattcctaaaataccagcaaCAAGCAGAGCAGCTGACTCTCGGTCGGAAAGGCACATCcaatgaagtatacaatcgtccatttagaATGCCTGAGTTCCTGGCATCACTgagctgttgcaacaagtccgctccaggaagtatgaataatgtatgagatgatcagacacttacaccccgaAACCGAAAAAGCACTACTGTCACTCTACAaatccatgttctctgccggctacattccttccgtctggaaagaagcaatcataatccctattctcaaaaagggcaaggacccttcctcatccaacagttataggcctatagctctgaaaagttgtctatgcaaactatttgagaaaatgattaaccgttgcctcatccattttcttaaaagcaacaagatactcgatcccttacagtgcaGTTTTAGACAGGGCAGATCCACAACACATCaaatagatctaaatggagaacggctatctgtgagccgtgaacacaaatttctagggaTCCTTGTAGACAGTAAGCTAGCTTTTGTACCACACTTGAAGTATCTgaaggcaaagtgcctcaagactatgaatctgctgaagctcttgtcacgcaCATCTTTgggaagcgacaggagatgccttttAAAGCTGTACAATAGTCTAATAATAACATggcttgactacggagcaatagtctataattctgctgcacctagtgctctgaaaatgctagatcctattcaccacttaggcatccgccttgctacaggcgcctttaggactagccctgtgcaaagcctctacgtcgaatcTAACAAATGGTCATTGTACTACCagaggacatatttaactttctcctacacCCTGAAAGTTAACGCAGATATGAAATATCCTTGTCATTCTACTAtttgcgacttgtccactgctaggctgtttcgtaaccgcctaGCCattaggcctcctctgtccctccggttggaagcgctctcagaaaaaacaggggtcccaCTTTTAGAAAATGTCCTAATGGTTCCTACATGGCTTCCACCGCCTtaggagtggcagactatccaatgtgacatctctttcttagaaatatcgaaatgAGCACCAGAGGcacacatatattcgcattttctggaacttaaggagaagtactcctgtgatgaattttacacagatgcttcgaagtcccttgctggtgttgcttacgcagctatgggaccctcattttcaacatctggagCACTAAACCCAcaaaccagtatctttacagcggaagcatacgctatacttaAGGCTACTGAACACATAAGGCTATT encodes the following:
- the LOC142558626 gene encoding uncharacterized protein LOC142558626 isoform X4; translated protein: MENCQTIAAITTSRRIAPSQEIRNLYLNMCRMEDSGFASDFELDLQPGTQQVTALAAYFDCTFELPLLVRKWYEGDWSVDGKAVESSWSR
- the LOC142558626 gene encoding uncharacterized protein LOC142558626 isoform X1 translates to MVARPLSYDYVTTATSAPTSIQVRACYLLSTVTARNEWALNKNMENCQTIAAITTSRRIAPSQEIRNLYLNMCRMEDSGFASDFELDLQPGTQQVTALAAYFDCTFELPLLVRKWYEGDWSVDGKAVESSWSR